TTCCCCACAACTTGCATATACAATGGAAAAATAGgctttttctcttttacttATTAAGAAAACCACCCATATCAGTATAGCCATGATCGTCTTACATACCTTTTTGttgatttatttgaaaaacatataaattttatttatctgcTCTTTATGATCACCTAATTAATAAGTTTTGGGTCAATTGAAAAGATGCAAAAGTTGCATTGATCCGTTCTAATTGGAACATCAAAATATATCTTATAATGAAAGGGATTGGGAAGTTGCTGTACTCTGGCCTTGTGTACGTACATGCTAATTGATATGGCTCTTGTAGATATTGTTGCATGCCAAATAGATTAATGAGTGTAGATTAGAGGTGTGGTGATCACACACCAAACAGGGTATCTCTTGAGTTTGTATCATTTCTATTGTGATGGTTCCCATGGGGGTGTCGGTTGAGAAAATGTCAAGCTAAGATAACCATTTGATTGAATCAAATGGTTGTGCCCTTTGTCAACTAGTGCCTTGTGGTCTATAAATAGAGACCATATGTGCACAAATAATTCACTTGCAATTCCTTTTTCATCACTAACTTGTGCGATAAATAGCCTCATTGGATTGTCACCATTTCACAAACCAatcttttttcttatattctaacaataattAAGGGGATCGTGGTTttgttttctctctatttttttcataagtagTTTCCTTCTTCGATCACTGGCTATATCAAGTTCATTGAGAGTTCTATaaaaatgatgaaggaatattgaTAAGAGACAATATTGCAGgataagctagctagctagcgaaTGCGGGGATTGGATCTAAGATAAACTTAAGTCTAGCGCATTAAAACCCAAGAGCTATGCATGGTGATAATGTCTAGATTACGTGAAGATGAAGGGAATATATTTGATCAGCCGAAGACATACAAAGTAAGCAAGAGCGCTTCTTTCTcccttttttgataagtgataAAGGTAGGTGCTATATGATATCTCACATTATTTAGGAATGAgaattcttgttctttattatGTTTCAATGTAactctaattatattattaactaatcaTTTTGATGTATAAACTATGTACTTTGAGCCTTCCATTAAGCTATTATAGAGCTGCTGGTGGGGCTGTGCCCACTTGCCCTCTTCTTTTGCTTTACTGCCGGAATAAGGAACCTTAGAATTGGGTATATTAATGTGTATATATCTCTCCTACTTGAGAcccgtttatatatatacactcttcttctttttttcctaaaGCACTTAAACGTACAGTACTGCATAATTTAAGAATCCGTATATACCTTCGTATAAAttgaagagagaataaaaatggAATCCACAATTCCAAGCCTATATATTCTAGTCCAGTTTTCTGCTTCCAGTACTACAGTAGATGTTATTTCATTATGATTCATCAATGACCAACGTCATAGATCTCTCATTATCATCATCCATGAATAACTAGTACTATTTCTATCCATTAATCGTTTTCTTGTAGTTGTGGATATTCTATCATTCTGGCAGTTCAGTTTCAGATcatctactctctctctctctctctctctctcatattcaTGTACTAGCTAAGGGCTTTGCGAAACGTTCTGAAGTCTCTAACCCTCCtgttatatatgaatattattttctcaagtccCAATCCCCTCTCTTTGATGAAGATCACAAGCACCCATCCATCAACATCTCTAGCTCCCTACATTTCTCATTCCCGTGCATGAAACCATTGAATGGTACCATTGCCTCTGCAAAAGGAAACTGAACAACCCGGCCTCAACACCCACATCTAATTTTAccccacatctctctctctctctctgatgtcACCGGATAACATCCCGGCAAAGCCGGTGATCCAGAAAGATGACAGTCAAGGCTCAGGTAGCCGCAAAACTGCGTCCACAAGGCCAGCGGAGCAAGGCCTAAAGTGCCCACGATGCGACTCGCCTAACACCAAATTCTGCTACTACAACAACTACAGCCTCACGCAGCCAAGGCATTTCTGCAAGACTTGTAGAAGGTACTGGACAAATGGTGGGGCTTTGCGCAACGTTCCCATCGGCGGTGGTTGTCGGAAAAACAAGAAGGTAAAGTCATCTTCGAGGCTCTCCGGGGACTCCAAAGACACAGTGATCTCATCTTCAGAGATCGGTGGATTGAAATTCTTCCATGGTCTATCCCCGGCGATGGATTTTCAGCTTGGTGGGTTATCATACCCCAGACTTCACCCTCCAACAACAGGTATTTACAACCAGTTCTCCTCATTAGGAGACGTTTCGAGTACTTTCGCAGCTGCTTCTGGAGGTGTCACTGGTCCTTGTTTTACCCTTGATCCATCTGGAAACTCTAATTCTCTCATGTCTTTTAATTATCCTCTTTCATCGACAAGTGCTGCCGGTGCTGGTTTTAGTACTGCTGCAGTTCAGAACACGACCTCCATGAACATTCACAGCGGTCTTGCATCTTCTATCGAATCTCTGAGTACCATCAACCGAGACTTGCACTGGAAGCTTCAGCAGCAGAGGCTGGCCACGCTATTTGGTGGGGAAATTCAGAAAGATAACAGCGTTTCCTCCGTTCCTCTTGAAATCCATACGCAGAAACCGCAACCCATTGTATTTCAGAATCTGGAGATTTCCAAAACAGAGGCTTGCGGTGTTGGAAATTCAAGAAAAGAAGGTACAAGTGGTGATCAGATAGCGACCGAGTGGTTTTTTGGGAACTCTTATGGCCCAGTGACCACTACTCCGACCAACAGTGCCGGCAACGATGGTGGCAACGGTAACGCGAATAGCTGGAATGGAACTCAAGCGTGGAGTCATGACTTACAACAATATAGTGCTTTGCCCTAGATGAAGAGCATCAGGAGGTAGACCAATTAAAGCTTGTTGAAAATAGGGAAATGTCAATCTAAAACTCATTTAGGTGTATGGTTGTTCATGTTCTTTTGTGAGTGCAGATCAACGTGTAAACTTTGGctaaaaagagatttttttttccctgtaattcaagtttatattttattattttacgtTAGGATGTTGATCAGCAGTCTCAGTTCTTTGTAAGCTAATATTGATGCTGTCGATTGTAGTGCTTTCCACCTCTTTTGCATGTAAATGCTGGATCAAGCCGATTATGGCAGCAAATAAAAACTAGTTTTGGATGCATTGAAAAGCAATGGTTGTCGGACTCTCTCTAAGCTTATACAAATTAATACGTCTGTAGTtgaaattttatgtttgatttgAAAATAGTTCAGTACTTGTATTAAACTCAGTTTTCAGGGTTTTGATACTCAATTTCTAGCACCAATATTGTATTGCGCGCAGACTTGATTATGCACATGCCTCCTTAAACAATCTCTTTGGGATCCGTTCGGTCTTGACTTTGGGACTGTTAATATATactgcatacatacatatatatatatatatgtttgatcTGTTTTATGTTCATTCGATATCTGGAACTCTCGCCGTTTCTGTGTGTCTCTCTCGAATATGATTTCCATTTCCATTAACTGAGAGTCCCAGCCCGCTCAGCTTAAGAACAATTAATATCGTAAATATATGAAGCAACACAGGATTAGCAGTGGCTGGGTAAGGCATTCGCCGCTCAGCCTCTTTTCCTAGCAAGCTAGGCCTGCAGTGTTAGAGCAACTGATGATCTGTCTTCCTTTTCTCTGTCTAGCTAGGGCTCTCTATAATTATTAGGTGGCATTGTGATCATGTGCATGCTTTGGTGGTGTCTGAAAAAGTGGTGGTTTGAAACTGTATTGAATGGAAGACTGTCAACATTTGAATGAATGAGAAAGAGGTGAGAGAAATGTGGCATCTAAAGCAAGCTTacaattcattttatataatgagtaATGCTAAGTTCTTGtacaaaatttttgtaaaaatgtgggttccaaagaacaaaaaaaaaaagcaagtttttgtcattttttcatgatgggatttgtttttttttttttttttttttttttttttttttttttattttttttttataaaatacttacGCAAGATTTATGTATTTGTAACTTGTATATGTCATTTTTCTGCTATAATATTCTTTTGTatagcaaaaattaaaaatgttgtGGAGCTTTTCAGGGTCTTGGCGAGTGAGCCCCGCCATCCGTGCTAATTGCTAACTGAGCATCCTCTCATTGTCATTCTGTTTTATGACTGGCGGGTGAGGGGGAGATCAGCTTTGCTTTTCTCTTGCTGCCTATGTCTATCTTTATTCTCTACTTCCACTGTTTCTGTGAAAAAAACAGGCCGACAATGATGAAAAAGGAATAGCATTATGAGCTCCTAATTCTGTATCTATCGATTAACAAGGACAATTCctaattcatatataaaaaaccATATTAAATTTGGCTTATGTGTTGAACGAGTCAAATGCACTTTCATGTGAATGATTAAGTTTAAACTTTAATGTTGGTTGATCAATCTCCACTGATAAGAATTCTTTTCAACTTCTTTTAATGGTCAGTACGATTgtcacataaatatatataactttctGCATCCTCCCCGAATTTTACCTTGTCTCTTGATGATCTTCATGTGCAAAAATATGCCGAAAAGTTCTTGCATCAGATCATCACGATCTCCCTCTCGAATCAGAACTTTAGGATCGGACTTCCAGTCTTCACCAATGTATTGCCTGTAAATTACTGAGTGATCACAGCCTGTAAGGCTGTAACGTACAAGggcaacctctctctctctctctgatctttTTGGCTTTTGTTTGGCCTACATCATGGCAAAAAGGTGACATTATTCTATACATGAGTGAGCTATTTCTCATTTGCCACGCTTCCTTCCAAGTTCCATGATGGCATGATGCCATTTTTTGTTCTTAGCAATTCTTTAATCGTTCTAGACATCTCATGCAACATTCCTTGCTAGTTTAATGCGAAGGGAAAGCTAGCGGTCTTGTAGATTATGTAACGTAAGTATAACTTATACGTACGTTATACCGTATAAGCTGATTAACTAGTTTAAACTTCTTGCTGGTGGCATGCTTTTTTCATACCAAGTTGGGGTTATATCAACTGAATTTTATGTCTAGCAGCTTGTTGGAAAGTGAAGATCAGGTACTGATACCCACTTATTTACTAATCACAATCAATCTTATTAGTGTATTAACTATTACATTTTTAAGTGCCTCTTTAATTAGCTTTTGTTTAGGTATATCatgaggatatatatatattctttctgaataaaagataatttataaatataacggTCATGAACATAACTATTTGGAGTCAAAAGTTTTcctccctatatatatatgttatcattAGCCTtttgttggagagagagagagagagagagagagagagagatgtcccAGAACATGATCGAAGTAGCGTGATTAACGTGATAGACTCGGTGGGAGTAAGCTTTTTTTGGTCATGACAgctttgtgtatgtgtgtttgGTGTCAACTGTCATTTACAAGTTAAACCCGGCCTATCTGCATATATGCAAGAAGCTCATGACCCAGCTTGCTAATCGGAAACTCTATGGTACGGTGCTCCTCATCTTCCAACctagctagatatatatatatatatatagacttgaTATGATGGAGGGAAATCATTTTATAGGATTGGAGCCTGATTTTCtaatttcagtgaaaatatcgATCATATTCCCATGATATGCTTAATTAGATgggccatatatataatatatatagatgaatCCAATAATTCCCGATCAGTGTTGGAGGATCTGATCATGACTATAATCAATTGGTCATAAGCTGCATGGGTTCATCTACTTAACAATATTTGACAAAGATAACGTCCCACGTGATCATTAATTCTAATGAGCGAACAGATTAATTGTTATATGCATGCATCGATCTGTTTCAGTCTGATAATGAAATCAGAAGATACGCTCTTTTTAGATCTCTTTCTTTTATACTTGCGCACTTAAATCTTGTACCTaataacctctctctctctctgtatatatatatatatatatttacgtgCGTTTAAGTGATCAAACATGTTTATCAGGTCACAACTGTAactttactttttataaatgaataaattctatttatcaaaaaaacaaaaaagtgatGAAACATTTCATCATGGCGTAATATATAAGGTTTCAAAATATTCTTGAATTGGAgaatttgttttgttgtggAGAGTGTATCATGGTGAGGTAGGTACGTGCTTAAGGGTGGGAGCACCCCGTCACTGACAGAGCATTAGTAGTGAGCTAGGCATAGTCATATTTAGATCAAAATTTAGCTAATTTTTACAAAACACATCTACATCAAACTCAATATATACTTGTACTGTAAATTTAGTCATTCCATTTTTCACGTACCAAATCTAGCTAGCCCAAATTGCTAGCCAAATAATTTTTTGACCTTAAAAAATTCTTCCCGCTTGTATCTTTAATTAGAAACATGTGAAGCTCATCAAATCAAAAAACGCATCTCCTAGAGCATAATTTACATGTTTTTTTCACTGGCCACCATTGAAAACACATCTCTTGgagctaattttttttcttgaaattggATTCTTTGAACTCTGCGAAAGAAGCTTTTTGagcaataatataaaatgataagTATGAGCCCTTCTTTTTTAGCCAACGAGAGATGAGAATGCATTGATGTTGCAAATATCATAGATTCAAAGATATGATTGTGTGTTTTGAGAACCatataagaataatataaacattagaaaattaatgtgtattttaattataatgaataaatattctaattataattagaattaaaataaatgaaaatgttaaaattaatattttaataaaataatgatagatttagaaaatttgtTATTTGAGATTATTGAAAAGTGaatagttaaatttataaaaatgatttttttaatcaaaatttggCCAAATGACAACTAATACTCAGTcgacaaaacaagaaaaatgcttTCATATCATACCCATtaccttttttgttttgtgtttttttctttttggactCTTTCTGGTCTTTGGGCATTTAACAATATCTCAACCCCACACCTTCCACCAGCCTCATGATTTCTATTTTAGCCTTTTGTGCTTTTGCAGTTTTTGTGTTCCCTTTTGCATCTTCAATTAGTAcatcgctctctctctctctctctctctctctctctaatgttTACTTCAGTCTTGCATGGGATGGTAAGATTTTGATTGTGAGCAGTCCTAGGTTTAATGGCCCAATTTTGGGTAAAAGGACAACCAGATTGACCCATCTACAAAATTACATCTCTCTCCAAACATATCTCCTTTCcctttacaattattttacaatacaattacttttattaattttattattctcaatCACTTTAATCAAGTAGAGTAGTATCATATACAGTCATGAGTATATAAACGtcgtataatcattttgaaaaaaaatgaaatttattattaaaaaattaattttcttttcatataaatttcgtatttatttattttttaaaaaatgattgtgTAGCGTTTACACACTTATGACTGcaataatcatttttctttcagaGGAACATATCACAAACAAATTGACATGGCTAGATTTGATTAAATACTTGAAAATTTCTCAAGACGAGTTATATACATTTAAAGTCACTAGATACTAAGAAATCGCTACATATATCTAGATTAAACATGCTAAAAACTTAACCACCTGAAAGTTTTATTCCTGTACctaatgtatgtatgtatgtatgagtACGTGTATCACTGAGGTATCATTTTTTATAGCTCCATGTACCGTGTAGGCCAGACACGTCAAATTGggaaaattcaaattcaaaatctttgGACTTGTCTTGCCATGGTGTATTTACCATATTGATTTACATCCAGGGCTCTATCTTGATTTACATCCAGggcactttcttttttctttgaagtTGTAACAGCATTAAAAAATATGGTGGGGTTTGAGCCATTGACAGAACATTGTGGCATGAGCCGGTCTACCCAACATTATTGTGTGCAGGGCACTCAACTTGCTGCAGTCAGAAAATGCACTCAAGTGTTGCGCTTGGTTTGGATTTTGAGacgagatgagatagttttagatgaaaaataaaaattaaataaaatattgttattattatttcggaatttgaaaaaatgaaattgagatttgaaaaagttgaattgtttattatattttgtgtgggaaattagaaaaattataatgatgagatgaaataagatgagttgagatgaggtAAGATCACCTCCCAATCCAAACCAGCAACATTTTCATTTAACACATATAGGTAGAAGATACATGATTTGAAAACAAATCAAAGAATTTCGTTTGTTCCTTTAGTTTTACAAAGAAATGAGTTGTGCACAATCTACATGGAAGATTAATGTAAATAGGAAGTCAACATTATAAACAAATTGACTTCTGTTGAGTTAGTTCACTATCAGGACCatatcttcttcttattttccctCTCCTTGATTCCTTGGTTATAATCTCTGCTGGTCCTCTTGTGCATCAAGGGCCCTTGAGTAGCAGTGACCAGCTTTGTTGTTCTCATAACCCTTGCAATTTTAGGTGGATCAGATTTCCTACTAACCTTGGTATCATTTAAAGAAGACGATACAAAAATATTGTTTTCTGCATCAGCATTTCTGAAGTCTCTTTTCCTCCTCATCTCATGGAAAGAATCATTTCCTCTTTGCAAAGTAGAACCTTGACTCAACGGGCGGTTTATTGAATTTGAACTTCTCAGTATACGAGGCTCAATCTCATTCATTAATTCATCTCTTATAAAGGTTTTAGGAGTGGCCCTAACTGCATCAGTGCAATCCTGAGATTGCTGCTCTTGCACCTTCAACTTATCTTCAAGCTCCTTAATCTGCGATAACATGTCAAGGAGAGTCATTTTCGAGTTCCCCTTTTCAGTTACATCTCACAACTTACAATTCCCCTAAAAGCAGattatttaaaaggaaaagaaaactcATGAagcttcattaaaaatattagcCATTAGAAAGATTTCtctcagggaaaaaaaaaaaaaaagagtaggcAATGACAATGACATGATGGATGAATATCGCATAAAGGGTAACAGGGTGCAAAAGTAACTCAGCCATATGATATGCTTGTTTGTGAAATTATGAACATTTCATAAGAATGTGgacatattttttaacataaaattgtCCTGTTTATAAAACACTGAAACTTGTCCCGCAAAGAATGTTTCAGAAAACTCAattgaaaagttaaattagccaatagtaaaaagaaataataaaaaaaagacctTTTGATGAAGTAAGCAAGACTCTGAATTTTGTTCCTGCTCTTTTAGTTTTCGTTCCAGCTCATTCACCTGATTAAAcagttaaaaaaaacataattaattttaacttCCTATGAGCCAGTTGATATAAAAACTACCACGACTGAGTTTTTCACAACCTCATGTTGAAGGATTGTCCTGTTTATAAAACACTGAAACTTGTCCCGCAAagaatatttcagaaaactcaattgaaaagttaaattagccaatagtaaaaagaaataattaaaaaaaaagaccttTTGATGAAGTAAGCAAGACTCTGAATTTTGTTCCTGCTCTTTTAGTTTTCGTTCCAGCTCATTCACCTGATTAAACAGTTAAAAAGAAACATCATTAATTTTAACTTCCTTTGAGCTAGTTGATATAAAAACTACCACGACTGAGTTTTTCACAACCTCATGTTGAAGGCTGACAGTGTAAGACTCTGATTTCTGCAATTCCTCCTTGAGCTTGTTTTCAAGTTCCTTAACCTGCTTGAAGTAAAACTGTGGTTAACCTTTTCAGCCTTTCAACATCACTAAACGTAAATAACTGAAATCAGATCCAAGAAGTAATGGAATATCCAAGAAGGTTGAGCAAAAAGTAACTGAATTCTAGAATATCCAAGAAGCCATATCATCTGGTCATAAAGTCTACATTCCTCAAGATATAAAACTTCCACCAAAtatgttgagaaaaaaaataaaatgatgtatactaaaaattctaaaaacatCAAACTCTTCCCTATTGAAGAGAGAGATTTTAGAGTTTGATACACAAACCTTTTGTTGAAAAGATGCAGATTCTGAGTGCCGTTGTTCTACGAGCTTCATCTCCAACTCTTTGACCTTAAGGAGAAATAATCCACATTtagcaataataataataataataagacagCATAATATCTACTATAATTTAAGTGGAAAGCAACCTTTTGCTGGAGATTACTGCAGACTTCTTCCCTCCCCTTCAATCTCTCAGATAATTGCCAAAGTTGCTTCTCAGACTGGTTATGGATGGCTGTCTTCAATTCAATCTGGCCTTCAAGCTCTTTGATCTTCTCATGTAGGTTTTTATGACTCTGATCTTTGCCTTTTGCCTTGCTCTCAAGGTTCTGTAAGTTCTCTTCTAGCTTCCTCAGAGATTCATCTTTGGATTTGGATTCCTGCCTTGCTTTTTCAAGCTTTATGCAATAGAAAGAAATACgtaaataaatcaaagttaaattttaatgttcaagttacttatcaaaaattgTGAATGGTATAGAAGAAATGCAGCTATTCATCTAGCTAGAGTTATCAATCCTATGGAAGCTGCTGTTCAGGGAGCTTTAAACCTGTTCCATAGCTACAAGAACATATGATCAAAGGGGAAGgctcaagaaaaagaaaagagtactGGAGTGGcattttataaaactcaatgtGGATGAGGCCATCTCTAAGGAAGCAAATATGTCTGGAGTAGTAGTATTACACGATGAAAGTTGAAGTGTCTTAATATGGCAGCATGTAAAGCAGGGTGTGGAGAACAGGATGTGGATAATGTGGAAGCTTTAGCTATCCTGAGAGGACTTCAACTCACGCATCATATGGGTATCAAATGAATTTCACTGAGAGTGATACACAGACAATTATCAACAGGCAGAATCTACCTAAAATGAACCTGTGCAAGAAGCTCTTTTCGCTGACATCAAGAATCTACTAGTGGTTTTGAAGAGAGTTCAGTTATATTGGTAGAGCAGCAAATGCTGTTGCTCATAATTTGGCCCAGTATTGTACAGATATGGAAGATAAAAGTCTGGTGGCATTAGTTTCCAGATGTGGTTAAGCAACAAATTATTGTATAAGCATCTCTGTAATTATACTGTCTTTGATATTTCAATGATATCATGAAGTAtctgttataaaataattgtgaaTATAGAAAACGAATGAATGGTTGTAGTTATAAATCAAAAGGACCCACCATTGCTTTCAACTTTTGCAGCTCACTTGTGTCAAGCTGCTTCTTGGCAGGGCCCAACTCAATCCCACGAACCCGAGATGCAAAATTTAAAGAACTCAAAGTCTCACCCAAGTCCCTGTCTGAAGGACTAATTTGTACAAACATCAAAGTTTTGGAGTCGCCCCCTGTAATACAAGGAAAAGAAGCAATAAAGGCCTGGGAAGTCAAAACCTGAAGAAAATGTGATGCTGATAGCATGGATTACAAGCAAAGTTTTTCACACCCACAAAATGAAGCCCCCCACCACCCCCTCTGTAAACACACGCACTCATATTTAGATTAGTTGGAATTTACCTAATGAGTCTTGAAGTAAATGTGTCAATTTGGAGTTCCTAGAACAGAAAACCAACATTGTAAGAATAAAATGCGACTGTGATGGAGGAACAATTGAAAGGCAAGCAAGAAGCGGTTTATACCTGTATGGGATATGACTACTTTTAGTTGCCAAAGCTGATATGACATCTCCAAGAGCTGCAAGCgatctatttatattttgtgcTTCCTTCAGGCGCTCCCCTTGCACGTCAGTTTTCGAAAGCCTCTCACTGCCTGCCAAATCTACAAGCCAAAGCTTACTTTTGGTGCACTCTCCATTCACCAAGTTCTTTGCTTTTACCATTATACAAAGCATGctgaaaaaaaaatggtcaaTCATTAATGAAGAACACGTGAcaaataatacaaatatttCCGTAATTATGCACAATGAAAGGAGCAAAGGAACATAGTAGAGAAGGAACTTGGTACCAGTGAGATCGGCTACTATGCTCATTCACATTATTACTTCCAACAGCCCTAGCATTACTTCCAGCGTGCAGTACACTCCAGACTTCCCTGATGTTATCAACTTTGGCTTCTACAATTCCAGGAACATGTAGAAATCCTTCAGAAGCTTGCTTTATCTCCAACCTATTTTGCCCAAAATAAATGTTGATAAGTGACTAACTTGGATGAGATCAAGCCAAAACTTGgctgatgatttttttttcttctaattttcgCATTTAAAGAAAGAAACGGCAATCTAAAGAAAGAAACAGCAATCTTACTTTTTTGATGTTGGAGACGTTGCCAGCAAGTCTCTAATCTGCTCGTTGTAAACTTCAAGAACACTAACAGCTATGCTGTATGTAAAAGTTTCGCTCCTTTCCTTGGCAATATTAAACAAGTGTTCTAGAGTCCTATAATTTACTCCTCTGTTTTGCTCAGTACCCTCCATTGTAAATGTCTTTCCGGTCCCTGTTTGCCCATAAGCAAATATGCACACATTGTAGCCATCTAGCACTGATGTCACCATTGGCGAAGCATCCTCAAACACATCAACtgtaaaaaccaaacaaaatagCTTTTAATACTCATTTCACAATCAAAACATTGCTACTCTATCAACCAAAAGATAAACatatgtgcataccttgatcaTTGTTTGGTGTGTAAACACGGTCGAATTTGAAAGACTTTTTGGTGGAGCCACCAGTCAGAATTCCAAGACATCCATCCTTCGCAGCATCAAATTCTACAATTTTTGTAGAACCAGCCGATATCTCTTCTTTACTTAGGGGACGACAGCGGCAGAAAACCCTGATATTCCCTGAT
This genomic window from Carya illinoinensis cultivar Pawnee chromosome 7, C.illinoinensisPawnee_v1, whole genome shotgun sequence contains:
- the LOC122315177 gene encoding dof zinc finger protein DOF5.7-like, with the protein product MSPDNIPAKPVIQKDDSQGSGSRKTASTRPAEQGLKCPRCDSPNTKFCYYNNYSLTQPRHFCKTCRRYWTNGGALRNVPIGGGCRKNKKVKSSSRLSGDSKDTVISSSEIGGLKFFHGLSPAMDFQLGGLSYPRLHPPTTGIYNQFSSLGDVSSTFAAASGGVTGPCFTLDPSGNSNSLMSFNYPLSSTSAAGAGFSTAAVQNTTSMNIHSGLASSIESLSTINRDLHWKLQQQRLATLFGGEIQKDNSVSSVPLEIHTQKPQPIVFQNLEISKTEACGVGNSRKEGTSGDQIATEWFFGNSYGPVTTTPTNSAGNDGGNGNANSWNGTQAWSHDLQQYSALP